A single Cryptomeria japonica unplaced genomic scaffold, Sugi_1.0 HiC_scaffold_59, whole genome shotgun sequence DNA region contains:
- the LOC131030745 gene encoding laccase-4-like has protein sequence MQTFYGRLVLPLLALWFTIQFVSAKHAVITRRYNFTIQMTNVTRLCTTKALLTVNGQYPGPPVVAREGDRVVIKVTNNVKNNISIHWHGIRQLRSGWADGPAYVTQCPIQTGQSYVYKFIVKRQRGTLWWHAHISWLRASIHGPIIIYPKKNASYPFPRPHQEVPIVFGEWWNADTETVINQAMQSGAQANVSDAYTINGLPGLMYNCSTNDTFRLKVNPGKTYLLRIVNAALNSDLFFAIANHTLTVVEADAVYVKPFQTNVILITPGQTTNVLLTAMSQPPNATFLMLAGPFATGTAAFDNSTSAGILEYVTSNATAVNSSSSSLPMMKPTLPAPNDTSFAANFSQKMRSLGNPKFPAAAVPQKMDKQFLFTVGLGLNPCPQGQTCQGPNGTKFAASINNISFILPTTALLQAYYFNQSNGVYNTTFPDNPPFPFNYTGTPPNNTQTLNDTRVEVLPFNTSVQLVLQDTSIATFESHPLHLHGFNFFIVGQGMGNYNASTDPSNFNLVDPPERNTVGVPSGGWVALRFLADNPGVWFMHCHLELHTSWGLKMAWVVLNGNGGRSQSLLPPPKDLPPC, from the exons ATGCAGACATTTTATGGCCGCCTCGTGCTGCCACTTTTGGCATTGTGGTTCACTATTCAATTTGTTTCAGCGAAACATGCTGTGATCACACGGCGCTACAATTTCACT ATCCAAATGACGAATGTGACTCGTCTTTGCACCACGAAAGCTCTCTTGACTGTCAACGGGCAATATCCGGGGCCTCCAGTAGTTGCTCGAGAAGGAGATCGCGTGGTTATCAAAGTAACAAATAATGTTAAAAACAATATTAGCATACATTG GCATGGAATTCGGCAGCTTAGATCTGGATGGGCGGATGGTCCTGCTTATGTCACTCAGTGTCCAATTCAAACCGGGCAAAGTTATGTGTACAAGTTTATTGTCAAAAGGCAGAGAGGAACACTGTGGTGGCATGCCCACATCTCATGGTTGCGAGCAAGCATACATGGGCCCATTATCATCTATCCCAAGAAGAATGCTTCTTACCCATTCCCTCGCCCACACCAGGAAGTGCCTATTGTTTTCG GGGAGTGGTGGAATGCAGACACTGAGACTGTTATCAATCAAGCAATGCAAAGTGGTGCGCAAGCTAATGTGTCAGATGCATATACCATCAACGGGCTCCCTGGACTTATGTATAACTGCTCTACCAACG ATACATTCAGGCTCAAAGTGAACCCTGGGAAAACTTACCTACTGCGTATAGTTAATGCTGCACTCAATAGTGACCTGTTTTTCGCAATAGCCAACCACACATTGACTGTGGTAGAAGCGGATGCTGTGTATGTCAAGCCTTTTCAAACCAATGTTATTCTCATCACTCCCGGTCAGACTACCAACGTCCTCTTGACAGCTATGTCTCAGCCACCCAATGCCACATTCCTCATGTTAGCAGGCCCATTCGCTACGGGAACAGCAGCTTTTGATAACTCAACCAGTGCTGGAATTTTAGAGTATGTAACTTCCAATGCGACAGCAGTTAATTCATCCTCATCCTCTCTTCCTATGATGAAACCGACGCTTCCAGCCCCCAACGATACCTCCTTTGCCGCCAATTTTAGCCAAAAGATGAGAAGCTTGGGCAATCCGAAATTTCCTGCAGCAGCTGTCCCTCAGAAGATGGATAAACAGTTCCTATTCACAGTCGGGTTGGGGCTAAATCCGTGTCCCCAAGGACAGACATGTCAAGGCCCCAACGGTACCAAATTTGCAGCCTCCATTAACAACATATCCTTCATTCTTCCCACCACCGCTCTTCTTCAAGCATACTACTTTAATCAGTCCAATGGAGTTTACAATACCACTTTCCCTGACAATCCGCCATTTCCTTTCAACTACACCGGCACGCCGCCTAACAACACACAGACCCTCAACGACACCAGAGTCGAAGTGCTTCCCTTTAACACTAGCGTACAGCTAGTTCTGCAGGACACCAGCATTGCGACCTTCGAGAGCCATCCTCTGCATCTGCACGGCTTCAACTTCTTCATAGTGGGTCAGGGTATGGGAAACTACAATGCAAGCACTGACCCATCTAACTTTAATCTGGTGGATCCTCCGGAGAGAAACACAGTTGGAGTTCCCAGTGGAGGTTGGGTGGCTCTCAGATTCCTAGCTGATAATCCAG GAGTGTGGTTCATGCATTGTCATCTCGAGCTGCATACCAGCTGGGGATTGAAGATGGCGTGGGTTGTTTTAAATGGAAATGGTGGCAGATCTCAATCTCTTCTTCCTCCTCCCAAAGATCTTCCCCCCTGTTGA